From a single Methanosphaera sp. genomic region:
- a CDS encoding Ni/Fe hydrogenase subunit alpha — protein MVELTLEPVTRIEGHAKITVDLDEEGNVKDTKLHVMEFRGFEKFLQGRPIEEVPRIVPRICGICDVQHHLAAAKACDQIFGFNDDEIYPAAYKMREIMNWASVMHSHTLSFYFLSAPDFIAGSDRKTRNVFKIIEDKPELAKKALELRRNSQDIVAAIGGRPIHQVSNTPGGITTELTDEEQKDNLVKAQRALELSLDTWDVAQPIFEENMDLIKTLGNVETYHCGLVDKKDGSWDMYNGNVRLCDKEGKKYAEFGSEEYPDYMAESVKPYSWLKFPYIKDLGYPEGIYRVAPLSRINVCTKMPDPAEMAQSYLNEFRDNFGYAQEPLLFHPARLIELVASAELAVDGLEGDLSGQKRPEAIDRDQITGKGVGIVEASRGTLTHHYETDENGLVTKANIVVATVQNNPAMEMGIQQVAKNYIKPGVEVDDKIFNLMEMVIRAYDPCLSCATHQLDTQMQLSTVEIYDHMGNLVKKM, from the coding sequence ATGGTAGAATTAACATTAGAACCTGTTACAAGAATTGAAGGTCACGCAAAAATTACCGTAGACCTTGATGAAGAAGGAAATGTAAAAGATACAAAATTACACGTAATGGAATTCAGAGGATTTGAAAAATTCTTACAAGGAAGACCAATTGAAGAAGTACCTAGAATCGTACCAAGAATCTGTGGTATTTGTGATGTACAACACCACTTAGCAGCAGCTAAAGCATGTGACCAAATCTTCGGATTTAACGATGATGAAATATATCCAGCAGCTTACAAAATGAGAGAAATCATGAACTGGGCTTCTGTAATGCACTCACACACATTAAGTTTCTACTTCTTATCAGCTCCTGACTTTATTGCAGGATCAGACAGAAAAACAAGAAACGTATTCAAAATCATCGAAGACAAACCTGAATTAGCTAAAAAAGCTTTAGAACTAAGAAGAAACTCACAAGATATCGTAGCTGCTATCGGTGGAAGACCAATTCACCAAGTATCAAACACACCTGGTGGAATTACCACTGAATTAACAGACGAAGAACAAAAAGACAACTTAGTAAAAGCACAAAGAGCTCTTGAACTCTCACTCGATACCTGGGATGTAGCTCAACCTATCTTTGAAGAAAACATGGACTTAATCAAAACATTAGGAAATGTTGAAACATACCACTGTGGTCTTGTTGACAAAAAAGATGGAAGTTGGGATATGTACAACGGTAACGTAAGATTATGCGACAAAGAAGGTAAAAAATACGCAGAATTCGGATCAGAAGAATACCCTGACTACATGGCAGAATCTGTAAAACCATACTCCTGGTTAAAATTCCCATACATTAAAGATTTAGGATACCCAGAAGGTATCTACAGAGTAGCTCCTCTATCAAGAATTAACGTATGTACAAAAATGCCTGACCCAGCTGAAATGGCACAATCATACTTAAATGAATTCAGAGACAACTTCGGATACGCACAAGAACCTTTATTATTCCACCCTGCAAGATTAATAGAACTTGTAGCATCTGCTGAATTAGCAGTAGACGGACTTGAAGGAGACTTATCCGGACAAAAACGTCCTGAAGCAATCGACCGTGATCAAATCACAGGTAAAGGTGTAGGTATTGTAGAAGCATCAAGAGGTACCTTAACCCACCACTACGAAACTGATGAAAACGGTTTAGTAACAAAAGCAAACATTGTAGTAGCTACAGTACAAAACAACCCAGCTATGGAAATGGGAATTCAACAAGTAGCTAAAAACTACATTAAACCTGGTGTAGAAGTAGATGACAAAATCTTCAACTTAATGGAAATGGTTATTCGTGCATACGACCCATGTCTATCATGTGCAACCCACCAGTTAGATACCCAAATGCAACTTTCCACAGTGGAAATTTACGACCACATGGGTAACTTAGTTAAAAAAATGTAA
- a CDS encoding F420-nonreducing hydrogenase: MAEKTKIATMWLGACSGCHIALTDLHELLLDVLDVAEFEFSPVLMDVKYDEIPDDIDIVLIEGGIVNDENEELAKVLREKAKMVIAYGTCAEFGGIPGLGNLFTREELEEEAYLNSISTVNPDKIIPSEGVPHLKSRVRPLSDVIKVDAALPGCPPKSEVIAQVIISLVKGEELEIPDNNLCDVCEREKPPTSMAMDTIKRPWEVGATDKDLCLIPQGIICLGPATRPLCGAQCPSVDTPCRGCYGPTDKVIDAGAKMISAIASDFGVEEDTTVDPEQVANEIEDVVGTFYTYTLPAALIPVKLRN, translated from the coding sequence ATGGCAGAAAAAACAAAAATAGCAACAATGTGGTTAGGAGCATGTTCAGGATGTCACATTGCTTTAACAGATTTACACGAATTATTATTAGATGTATTAGACGTTGCTGAATTTGAATTCAGCCCAGTATTAATGGATGTAAAATACGACGAAATTCCAGATGATATTGATATAGTATTAATTGAAGGTGGAATCGTAAACGATGAAAACGAAGAACTTGCAAAAGTTTTAAGAGAAAAAGCAAAAATGGTTATCGCTTACGGAACATGTGCTGAATTCGGAGGAATTCCTGGATTAGGAAACTTATTCACAAGAGAAGAATTAGAAGAAGAAGCATACCTTAACTCAATATCTACAGTAAACCCTGACAAAATCATACCTAGCGAAGGTGTACCACACCTCAAAAGCAGAGTAAGACCATTATCAGACGTAATTAAAGTAGATGCAGCATTACCAGGATGCCCACCTAAATCAGAAGTAATTGCACAAGTAATTATCTCACTCGTAAAAGGTGAAGAATTAGAAATTCCTGATAACAACCTTTGTGATGTATGTGAAAGAGAAAAACCACCTACGTCAATGGCTATGGACACCATCAAAAGACCTTGGGAAGTTGGAGCAACAGACAAAGACTTATGTTTAATCCCACAAGGTATTATTTGTTTAGGTCCTGCAACACGTCCTTTATGTGGAGCACAATGTCCTTCAGTAGACACCCCATGTCGTGGATGTTACGGACCAACTGACAAAGTTATTGATGCAGGAGCAAAAATGATAAGTGCTATCGCATCAGACTTCGGTGTAGAAGAAGATACAACAGTAGATCCAGAACAAGTTGCAAACGAAATTGAAGATGTAGTAGGAACATTCTACACATACACATTACCAGCAGCTTTAATTCCTGTAAAACTTAGAAACTAG
- a CDS encoding hydrogenase iron-sulfur subunit has product MANDEIKIIVFSCNWCCYGGADTAGTSRMQYPPNIRMIRVMCSGRIEPQFILKALREGADGVFVGGCHMGDCHYSTGNYKFDRRMRLIYRLLDELGLERSRVQHDWISASEGEKFATTIRRVTAEIEELGPSPLKDILAQED; this is encoded by the coding sequence ATGGCTAACGATGAAATTAAAATAATCGTTTTCAGTTGTAACTGGTGCTGCTACGGTGGAGCAGATACAGCAGGAACATCAAGAATGCAATACCCACCTAACATAAGAATGATAAGAGTAATGTGCTCAGGAAGAATTGAACCTCAATTTATCCTCAAAGCTCTAAGAGAAGGAGCAGACGGAGTATTCGTTGGTGGATGTCACATGGGAGACTGCCACTACAGTACAGGTAACTACAAATTCGACAGAAGAATGAGATTAATCTACAGATTATTAGATGAACTCGGACTCGAAAGAAGCAGAGTACAACACGACTGGATTTCAGCTTCTGAAGGTGAAAAATTCGCTACAACAATCAGAAGAGTAACAGCAGAAATCGAAGAACTCGGTCCATCCCCACTTAAAGATATATTAGCTCAGGAGGATTAA
- the sufC gene encoding Fe-S cluster assembly ATPase SufC: MLLEIKDLKVEVEGKEILKGVNLKINEGETHVLLGPNGAGKSTLFMTILGFPNYNITGGQIIYKGQDITNMETPDRIKLGLGVTFQNPPAIRGVKLEDLLKIEDSKHEYKTDEELTEDVKQLGERLKLNDSFLNRDVNVGFSGGEVKRSELLQLLAQKPDFIMFDEPDSGVDIENVELISKEIKTLLDQDNSDSQKGGLLITHLGYILDFVNATDAHVLKDGVIVASGEPKEILDTIRESGFGGV; the protein is encoded by the coding sequence ATGCTACTTGAGATAAAAGATTTAAAAGTAGAAGTAGAAGGCAAAGAGATATTAAAAGGAGTAAACCTTAAAATCAACGAAGGAGAAACACACGTTTTATTAGGACCAAATGGTGCAGGAAAAAGTACACTCTTTATGACAATACTAGGATTTCCAAACTACAACATAACTGGTGGACAAATCATATACAAAGGTCAAGACATAACAAATATGGAAACACCAGACAGAATAAAACTAGGACTAGGTGTAACATTCCAAAACCCACCAGCAATACGTGGAGTAAAACTTGAAGATCTTCTTAAAATAGAAGATTCAAAACACGAATACAAAACAGATGAAGAACTAACAGAAGATGTAAAACAACTAGGAGAAAGACTAAAACTCAACGACTCATTCCTAAATCGTGATGTAAATGTAGGATTTTCAGGAGGAGAAGTAAAAAGATCAGAACTACTCCAACTACTAGCACAAAAACCAGACTTCATCATGTTTGATGAACCAGACTCAGGAGTAGACATAGAAAATGTAGAACTTATTTCAAAAGAAATAAAAACACTACTAGACCAAGACAACTCAGATAGTCAAAAAGGTGGATTACTCATCACTCACCTAGGATACATACTTGACTTTGTAAATGCAACAGATGCACACGTTCTAAAAGACGGTGTAATAGTAGCAAGTGGAGAACCTAAAGAAATACTAGATACAATAAGAGAATCAGGATTTGGAGGTGTATAA
- a CDS encoding SufD family Fe-S cluster assembly protein, with translation MVSLKQKAEKAADKKAPIGADVDLSEFEAADEFEHERIDSLEDLDKVDLETLASVGMETDEEERSASFLQMDQSEVLVQNMYPGVEVMGIKQALDKYDWLPDYMWKAVAVDADKYTANTELGARSGYFIRSQPNTKLELPVQACMYIENEDVQQTAHNIIIAEENSEINIITGCSTAAHVDKAAHIGVSEFYLKKGAKITFTMVHNWAQDVDVRPRTGVIMDDDSTYISNYILAKPVHNLQSYPTAYANGKNTKVFFQSILAGKEDSNIDQGSRTILKGENSQTEMITRAISEDQSTIYTRGDLVGLSKDVRGHLECMGLILSDESKIYSIPELGGQCTDMELSHEAAVGKIAEEEIQYLMARGLTEDEAASMIVRGFLDIDIKGLPDELAKETKRLIDLSMEGM, from the coding sequence ATGGTATCATTAAAACAAAAAGCAGAAAAAGCAGCAGATAAAAAAGCACCAATAGGAGCAGATGTAGACTTATCAGAATTTGAAGCAGCAGATGAATTTGAACATGAAAGAATTGATTCACTCGAAGATCTCGACAAAGTAGATCTTGAAACACTTGCAAGTGTAGGAATGGAAACAGATGAAGAAGAAAGATCAGCATCATTTTTACAAATGGATCAATCAGAAGTACTCGTACAAAACATGTATCCAGGCGTAGAAGTAATGGGAATTAAACAAGCACTTGATAAATACGACTGGTTACCAGACTATATGTGGAAAGCAGTAGCAGTAGATGCAGATAAATATACAGCAAACACAGAACTAGGTGCAAGAAGTGGATACTTCATAAGAAGCCAACCTAATACAAAACTAGAACTACCTGTACAAGCATGTATGTACATTGAAAATGAAGATGTACAACAAACAGCACACAACATAATTATAGCTGAAGAAAACTCAGAAATAAACATCATCACAGGATGTTCAACAGCAGCACACGTTGATAAAGCAGCACACATTGGAGTATCAGAATTCTACCTTAAAAAAGGTGCAAAAATAACATTTACCATGGTACACAACTGGGCACAAGATGTAGATGTAAGACCAAGAACAGGAGTAATAATGGATGATGACTCAACATACATATCAAACTACATCCTAGCAAAACCTGTACACAACCTACAATCATACCCAACAGCATATGCAAATGGTAAAAACACAAAAGTATTCTTCCAATCAATACTTGCAGGAAAAGAAGATTCAAACATAGATCAAGGATCAAGAACAATACTTAAAGGAGAAAACTCACAAACAGAAATGATCACACGTGCAATATCAGAAGATCAATCAACAATATATACAAGAGGAGATCTTGTAGGACTATCCAAAGATGTACGTGGACACCTTGAATGTATGGGATTAATTTTATCTGATGAATCAAAAATATACTCAATACCTGAACTTGGTGGACAATGTACAGATATGGAATTATCACACGAAGCTGCAGTAGGAAAAATCGCAGAAGAAGAAATCCAATACCTAATGGCTAGAGGATTAACAGAAGATGAAGCAGCATCAATGATTGTAAGAGGATTCCTTGACATAGACATTAAAGGATTACCTGATGAACTTGCAAAAGAAACAAAAAGATTAATTGACTTAAGTATGGAAGGAATGTAA
- a CDS encoding PRC-barrel domain-containing protein translates to MTERELIKGEEKLWADIYDYQVATSNARILGTLHELEIDEKTGKITDIIVKTDPERNISFKGAKRNGDLLVVPFSKVEKVGEFIIISG, encoded by the coding sequence ATGACAGAACGCGAACTAATTAAAGGTGAAGAAAAATTATGGGCAGATATTTATGATTATCAAGTAGCAACAAGTAATGCTCGTATTCTTGGAACCTTACATGAACTTGAAATCGATGAAAAAACAGGTAAAATCACAGACATCATTGTAAAAACAGATCCAGAAAGAAACATATCTTTTAAAGGTGCTAAACGTAATGGAGATTTACTTGTTGTACCATTTAGTAAAGTAGAAAAAGTTGGTGAATTTATAATTATATCAGGGTAG
- a CDS encoding NTP transferase domain-containing protein, with amino-acid sequence MTTALIMAGGKGTRMDLDYEKPMIKVNGRPMISYVIEALIESEFIDKILVAVSDNTPYTSEYAKKFPVRVIHTDGEGYIEDLASILSNRKYVEEDEVIMTIVADLPFITGEQIDDVLDNYYKRGKPAMCVSVPASLFKKYRITPTLVYKGLVPTGVNLLLANNEEQDQSIYESHNVELAFNINTLNDLNLSEHYIKK; translated from the coding sequence ATGACTACTGCTTTAATAATGGCTGGTGGTAAAGGCACTAGGATGGACTTGGATTATGAAAAGCCAATGATTAAGGTAAATGGACGACCAATGATTAGCTATGTTATTGAAGCTTTAATTGAATCTGAATTTATTGATAAAATTCTAGTGGCAGTAAGTGATAATACTCCATATACATCTGAGTATGCAAAGAAGTTTCCAGTAAGAGTTATTCATACAGATGGTGAAGGATATATTGAGGATCTTGCAAGCATATTATCTAATCGTAAGTATGTAGAAGAAGATGAAGTTATTATGACCATTGTTGCTGATCTTCCATTTATCACTGGTGAACAGATTGATGATGTTTTAGATAACTACTATAAACGTGGTAAGCCTGCAATGTGTGTTAGTGTACCTGCTTCTTTATTTAAAAAGTATAGAATTACACCTACACTTGTTTATAAGGGTCTTGTACCTACTGGTGTTAATCTTCTTTTGGCAAATAATGAAGAGCAAGATCAAAGTATTTATGAATCACATAATGTTGAGCTTGCATTTAATATTAATACATTAAATGATTTGAATTTATCAGAGCATTATATTAAAAAATAA
- a CDS encoding zinc metalloprotease HtpX, with the protein MFENFKTVLLLGSLTGILIVIGGIIGSIFHLASLGIIIGFVLAVGMNFISYFYSDSITLSAYNAKIVTPEEAPVLHEIVTELANNAGIKKPKVAIIPSYEPNAFATGRNEDHAVVAATSGILNLLTHDEIKGVLAHEIGHIKNRDILISSVAATVAGMITMVADLGRYAVFFADDEDGGGAIASILVAIIAPIAASIIQLAISRSREYKADATGAMITSNPLALADALRKIESGIIDQPMDAKPTDAHMFIINPFEGAGQKLLNLFSTHPSTEDRIKRLEKMSVTGEYDI; encoded by the coding sequence ATGTTTGAAAATTTTAAAACAGTACTTCTTCTCGGATCACTTACAGGAATTCTAATAGTTATAGGTGGAATTATAGGATCAATATTCCACTTAGCATCTCTTGGAATTATTATTGGATTTGTACTTGCAGTTGGTATGAACTTCATATCATACTTCTATTCAGATTCAATTACACTAAGTGCATATAATGCAAAGATTGTAACACCAGAAGAAGCACCAGTATTACATGAAATCGTAACAGAACTTGCAAATAATGCAGGAATCAAAAAACCAAAAGTAGCAATAATACCATCATATGAACCTAATGCATTTGCAACAGGTCGTAATGAAGATCACGCAGTAGTAGCAGCAACATCAGGAATTCTCAATTTACTTACACATGATGAAATAAAAGGAGTTTTAGCTCACGAAATAGGTCATATTAAAAATAGGGATATTCTCATAAGCTCAGTTGCAGCAACAGTTGCTGGTATGATAACAATGGTTGCAGATCTTGGAAGATATGCAGTATTCTTTGCAGATGATGAAGATGGTGGTGGAGCAATTGCATCAATACTTGTTGCAATTATAGCACCTATTGCTGCATCAATTATACAACTTGCAATTAGCCGTTCACGTGAATATAAAGCAGATGCAACAGGTGCAATGATTACATCAAATCCACTTGCACTTGCTGATGCACTTCGTAAAATAGAATCAGGAATTATAGACCAACCAATGGATGCAAAACCTACAGATGCACATATGTTTATTATAAACCCATTTGAAGGTGCAGGTCAAAAACTTCTTAATCTATTTTCAACACACCCATCAACAGAAGACAGAATTAAACGTCTTGAAAAGATGAGTGTAACAGGTGAATACGATATATAA
- a CDS encoding methanogenesis marker 14 protein, translating into MMQEYIEIENTTKDVIVDNFYTVLSVELGNTTIKSFIITTNLKTNKSYLINKCVKLTRNIRSPLAGEEVFGKTIWQKPLSKEAIVDSIYDIICECLSGAQLEVDDLDFVVRSTGIVAVAELSDMMGVIIKALSDGCLKCGITPSQMKAPFKLDNIPQHIRRYSFFNTIEFDGSIVSVNPAYKALVSNQMESELVNAGIKLASKNSLVDFRNPVMSIDMGTTLAGCIVDSSTPYANTLCYFIGVAGAISDILLRGCEIINESDSAIDVDESVYSIENYDEIGQNTQKIHEYITVDEVPPDVSEYGGVKVDRSEYNDSSIKVIGSKIDDEKKLIETFNRCIKNYNNDEIMLQIDDINAYLIKRIVCKCKKLNLICQDMSVGITGRAAITGCKRQLTTDYISDIFDDIIFMQDGLALGALMMARCMNSLGSPINPIGGLKNGMCIMQQRVAYNKK; encoded by the coding sequence ATGATGCAGGAATATATTGAAATTGAAAATACTACAAAAGATGTTATAGTCGATAACTTCTACACAGTACTTTCTGTAGAACTTGGAAATACAACAATAAAATCATTTATCATAACAACAAATCTTAAGACAAATAAAAGCTATCTTATAAATAAATGTGTAAAACTAACACGTAACATACGAAGTCCCCTTGCTGGTGAAGAGGTATTTGGAAAAACAATCTGGCAAAAGCCATTATCAAAAGAGGCAATTGTAGATTCAATTTATGATATAATATGTGAATGTTTAAGTGGTGCACAGCTTGAAGTAGATGATCTTGACTTTGTTGTCAGATCAACTGGAATTGTTGCAGTAGCAGAACTTTCTGATATGATGGGAGTTATAATTAAAGCATTATCTGATGGATGTTTAAAATGTGGTATTACACCCTCACAGATGAAAGCACCATTTAAGCTTGATAATATTCCACAACATATACGTAGATATTCATTTTTCAATACAATAGAATTTGATGGATCAATTGTAAGTGTAAATCCAGCATATAAGGCATTAGTATCAAATCAGATGGAAAGTGAACTTGTAAATGCTGGTATAAAGCTTGCATCTAAAAATTCATTAGTTGACTTTAGAAATCCTGTTATGTCAATTGATATGGGAACAACACTTGCAGGATGTATAGTGGATAGTTCTACTCCCTATGCAAATACACTATGTTACTTTATTGGAGTTGCAGGTGCAATATCTGACATTCTACTTCGTGGATGTGAAATAATAAATGAATCAGACTCAGCAATAGATGTAGATGAAAGTGTATATAGTATTGAAAACTACGATGAAATAGGACAAAATACACAAAAAATTCATGAATATATCACAGTAGATGAAGTACCACCAGATGTTAGTGAATATGGTGGTGTAAAAGTTGATAGAAGTGAATATAATGATAGTTCAATTAAAGTTATAGGATCAAAAATTGATGATGAAAAAAAGTTAATTGAAACATTTAATAGATGTATCAAAAACTACAACAATGATGAGATAATGCTTCAAATTGATGATATTAATGCATACTTAATTAAAAGAATTGTATGTAAATGTAAGAAACTTAATCTTATATGTCAGGATATGTCTGTTGGAATTACTGGGCGTGCTGCAATTACAGGATGTAAAAGACAACTAACAACAGATTATATAAGTGATATTTTTGATGATATAATATTTATGCAAGATGGTCTTGCTCTTGGTGCTCTTATGATGGCACGTTGTATGAATTCACTTGGAAGTCCAATAAATCCTATAGGTGGACTTAAAAATGGTATGTGTATAATGCAGCAAAGAGTAGCATATAACAAGAAATAA
- the mtrH gene encoding tetrahydromethanopterin S-methyltransferase subunit H, with translation MFKFEKKQEVFDIGGIKVGGQPGEYPTVLAGTIFYAGHNIISDEKKGEFDKQKAEDLINTMDEMTDTTGNPNIVQIFGATSEAIVKYIDFIESITDSPFLLDSTSADARITAAKYVTENGLAERSIYNSINMSIDSDEIEALTDSDITSSIILGFNPTQPGVEGKISLWDDGAGILEKGLLEIAQDCGIYKPLMDVAVTPIGQGGGSAIKTTINEKSKWGYPAGSGVHNVPSAWSWVKDYKKQHPEVWPVCDVGANIIQQMAGGDFVLFGPIENTRMAFSACAMTDMFIAEANEAIGIDAIDSHPYKNLL, from the coding sequence ATGTTTAAATTTGAAAAAAAACAGGAAGTCTTTGATATTGGTGGAATAAAAGTTGGAGGACAACCTGGTGAATATCCAACAGTACTTGCAGGAACAATATTTTATGCAGGACATAACATAATATCTGATGAAAAAAAGGGAGAATTTGATAAACAAAAAGCAGAAGATCTTATAAATACAATGGATGAAATGACAGATACAACAGGAAATCCAAACATTGTACAGATATTTGGTGCAACAAGTGAGGCAATTGTAAAATATATAGACTTCATAGAATCAATAACAGATTCACCATTTCTTCTTGATTCAACATCAGCAGATGCAAGAATAACAGCAGCAAAATATGTAACAGAAAATGGGCTTGCTGAAAGATCAATATATAACTCAATAAATATGTCAATTGACTCAGATGAGATTGAAGCATTAACAGATTCAGATATTACATCATCAATAATTCTGGGATTTAATCCAACACAGCCAGGAGTAGAAGGAAAAATCAGTCTATGGGATGATGGAGCAGGAATACTAGAAAAAGGACTTCTTGAAATAGCACAAGATTGTGGAATATATAAACCATTAATGGATGTTGCAGTAACACCAATAGGACAAGGTGGAGGAAGTGCAATAAAAACCACAATAAATGAAAAAAGCAAATGGGGATATCCAGCAGGAAGTGGAGTACATAACGTACCATCAGCATGGAGTTGGGTAAAAGACTATAAAAAACAACATCCAGAAGTATGGCCTGTATGTGATGTTGGAGCAAATATAATTCAGCAAATGGCAGGAGGAGACTTTGTACTTTTCGGTCCTATTGAAAATACAAGAATGGCATTTAGTGCATGTGCAATGACAGATATGTTCATTGCAGAGGCAAATGAAGCAATAGGAATAGATGCCATAGATTCACATCCATATAAAAACCTACTATAA
- the mtrG gene encoding tetrahydromethanopterin S-methyltransferase subunit G, translating to MSDDINKKIDEINERLNILDEKLDEKNIQYSHKTSRKMGRDIGILYGIIIALVFIIILMKYGII from the coding sequence ATGTCAGATGATATAAATAAGAAAATAGATGAAATAAATGAACGTCTTAATATATTAGATGAAAAGCTTGATGAGAAAAATATACAATATTCACATAAAACATCAAGAAAAATGGGACGAGACATAGGAATATTATATGGAATAATAATAGCTCTAGTATTTATAATAATACTAATGAAATATGGAATAATCTAA
- the mtrA gene encoding tetrahydromethanopterin S-methyltransferase subunit A, with amino-acid sequence MVDKKQAAENWPRETGDYDSADSESCVAVVSLGSKMNEPLLDAGAAIAGPLHTENLGIEKMVANVVANPNIRYVIVCGSEVQGHITGQTITALYENGIEPDTKSIIGSKGAIPFVENLTEESIARFQDQIELVDMIDNENLDEIQQKIKDCIANDPGAYHEEAMIVKLNEKPEDETDDNITDNDIQTVTTTSAMVDETSVKINEIQNHIKVLDMQIKNTTTYKNQESGYDIGKIEGIVIGFILALIILVLI; translated from the coding sequence TTGGTAGATAAAAAACAAGCAGCAGAAAATTGGCCACGAGAAACAGGAGACTATGATAGTGCAGATAGTGAAAGTTGTGTTGCTGTAGTATCACTAGGATCAAAGATGAATGAACCACTACTAGATGCTGGAGCTGCAATTGCAGGACCTCTACATACAGAAAATCTTGGAATAGAAAAGATGGTTGCAAACGTAGTTGCAAATCCAAATATACGTTATGTAATAGTATGTGGATCAGAAGTACAAGGACACATAACAGGACAGACAATCACAGCATTATATGAAAATGGTATAGAACCAGATACAAAGTCAATCATAGGATCAAAAGGAGCAATACCATTTGTTGAAAATCTAACAGAAGAATCAATAGCAAGATTCCAAGATCAAATAGAACTAGTTGACATGATAGATAATGAAAATCTGGATGAAATACAACAGAAAATAAAAGACTGTATAGCTAATGATCCTGGAGCATATCATGAAGAGGCAATGATTGTAAAACTTAATGAAAAACCAGAAGATGAAACAGATGATAACATAACAGATAATGACATACAAACAGTCACAACAACATCTGCAATGGTTGATGAAACATCAGTAAAAATTAATGAAATCCAAAATCATATCAAAGTTCTAGATATGCAGATAAAAAATACAACCACATATAAAAATCAAGAATCAGGATATGACATAGGAAAAATAGAAGGAATAGTTATAGGATTTATCTTAGCATTAATAATACTAGTACTAATATAA